One segment of Fusarium oxysporum f. sp. lycopersici 4287 chromosome 7, whole genome shotgun sequence DNA contains the following:
- a CDS encoding alcohol dehydrogenase, giving the protein MAPPAQLPLRQLTKNGPKIPSIGLGLMGISVGYGAATSDEERLKLLDRAWELGCTNWDTADVYGDSEDVVGKWFKLHPERRQDIFLATKFGLRVGEKGIVTDSSPEHVRKSIESSLKRLGVEHIDLYYMHRANEDVPIEKTVEAMKQLVDEGKVKYLGLSEISSTTLRRAHAIHTISAVQVEYNPWTLDIEGPSGTNLLKACEELDVAVFAYSPLGRGILTGRFRSVDGFEETDTRRNLTRFQGDNFKKNLKIVDQFNELAKNKGFTSSQLVLAWILEQSPKMFVIPGTKNIKYLEENVGAAKVTLSKEENQELRKLAVEAGVVGGRDPFFGCFVDTAPLEK; this is encoded by the exons ATGGCTCCTCCAGCTCAACTCCCTCTTCGACAGCTCACCAAGAATGGCCCCAAGATCCCATCcattggtcttggtcttATGGGAATCAGCGTCGGATACGGAGCAGCCAC ATCTGACGAAGAACGTCTCAAACTCCTCGACCGTGCATGGGAACTTGGCTGTACCAATTGGGACACAGCTGATGTCTACGGCGACAGTGAAGATGTCGTAGGCAAATGGTTCAAGCTTCACCCCGAACGTCGTCAGGATATTTTCCTTGCGACCAAGTTTGGGCTGAGGGTAGGTGAGAAAGGGATAGTTACTGATTCATCGCCTGAGCATGTGAGGAAGAGTATTGAGAGCAGCTTGAAGaggcttggtgttgagcacATTGATCTGTATTACATGCATCGTGCAAACGAGGATGTGCCTATTGAGAAGACTGTGGAAGCCATGAAGCAATTGGTTGA TGAGGGAAAGGTCAAGTACTTGGGCCTCTCAGAGATCTCGTCTACCACTCTCCGCCGAGCCCACGCCATCCATACCATCTCAGCAGTACAAGTCGAGTACAACCCCTGGACACTCGACATCGAAGGTCCTTCAGGAACAAACCTTCTCAAAGCTTGCGAAGAGCTAGACGTGGCGGTATTTGCCTACTCACCCCTTGGTCGTGGTATCTTGACCGGTCGTTTCCGCTCTGTCGATGGTTTCGAAGAGACAGATACCCGAAGAAACTTGACGCGGTTCCAGGGTGacaacttcaagaagaacttgaagatTGTGGACCAGTTCAATGAGttggccaagaacaagggatTTACATCCTCACAGCTCGTCCTGGCCTGGATCTTGGAGCAGAGCCCCAAAATGTTTGTCATTCCTGGCACGAAGAACATCAAGTATCTCGAAGAGAACGTGGGAGCAGCAAAGGTGACGCTGAGTAAGGAGGAGAATCAAGAGTTGAGGAAATTGGCAGTTGAGGCTGGAGTTGTAGGAGGACGGGATCCCTTCTTTGGCTGCTTTGTTGATACAGCTCCTCTGGAGAAATGA
- a CDS encoding ATP-dependent RNA helicase DBP9, with protein MGSLSKRKRDQTEEVAADEKPATTEVEKPTKPAQKQEDETSFVDLGLDPRLLQAIAQQKFAKPTLVQRKAIPLALNGQDVLAKADCGSGKTAAYVLPLLSSILKRKATDSTAFTTALILVPTRELADQVFKAIEQFASFCAKDISTVKLTDKVSNAVQRALLSNSPDIVISTPATAWHNANSSALSIDKLTHLILDEADLVLSYGYSEDLENLSRSVPKGIQVMMMSATLTDEVDALKGIFRRDPTLLDLKEKEAEGEGITQFVAKCGEDEKFLLAYVIFKLKLIKGKCIIFVSDIDRCYRLKLFFEQFGIRSCILNSELPLNSRVHVVEEFNKHVYDIIIAADEKNEMMGDDEEPVEGETEDAEKQGDGDDAETEAKRPKKKAKKSKGGDKEYGVSRGVDFKKVSAVINFDLPTTASAYTHRIGRTARAGQTGMALSFVVPKDLYRKHMPTSTPASENDEKVMAKIIRQQAKRGKEVKPYNFNMKQVDPFRYRMNDALRAVTKVSIREARTRELRQELLKSEKLKRYFEENPTELTHLRHDGELRTARQQAHLKHIPEYLLPKDGKQALTNDIGFVALRKDRKGHKGKKGRGFKVGSRKRDPLKTFKARRKTK; from the exons ATGGGGTCCTTATCGAAACGAAAGCGCGATCAAACAGAAGAGGTCGCCGCTGACGAAAAGCCTGCTACTACCGAAGTTGAAAAGCCTACGAAGCCTGCGCAAAAACAAGAGGATGAGACTTCCTTCGTCGATCTCGGTCTTGATCCTAGACTGCTACAAGCTATCGCTCAGCAGAAGTTTGCAAAACCGACGCTAGTGCAGAGGAAGGCGATTCCTTTGGCTCTCAATGGACAAGATGTTTTGGCCAAGGCCGACTGTGGCTCTGGAAAGACGGCAGCTTATGTTCTGCCTTTGCTATCTAGCATTCTGAAGCGCAAAGCT ACCGACTCTACTGCTTTCACAACcgccctcatcctcgtcccGACCCGCGAGCTTGCCGACCAGGTCTTCAAGGCCATCGAACAATTTGCTTCCTTCTGCGCAAAGGATATCAGCACAGTCAAGTTGACCGACAAGGTTTCCAATGCCGTGCAGCGCGCCCTTCTCTCAAACTCGCCCGACATTGTTATCTCGACCCCTGCGACTGCCTGGCACAATGCCAACTCTTCAGCACTCTCAATCGACAAACTCACACATCTTATCCTGGACGAAGCCGATCTTGTTCTTTCCTACGGTTACAGTGAGGATCTGGAGAACTTGTCACGATCGGTCCCCAAGGGTATTCAggtcatgatgatgagcgCTACTCTTACAGATGAGGTCGACGCACTGAAGGGGATTTTCCGACGTGACCCGACGTTGTTGGatctcaaggagaaggaggctgaagGCGAGGGTATCACCCAATTTGTGGCCAA GTGTGGTGAAGACGAGAAGTTCCTTCTTGCCTATGtgatcttcaagctcaaaTTGATCAAGGGCAAGTGCATCATCTTTGTGAGCGACATTGACCGATGCTACCgtctcaagctcttctttgAGCAGTTCGGCATTCGAAGTTGTATTTTGAACTCTGAACTTCCCTTGAACTCGCGAGTTCATGTCGTTGAGGAGTTCAACAAACACGTTTACGATATCATCATTGCcgccgatgagaagaatgagatgatgggagatgatgaggaacCTGTTGAAGGCGAGACTGAGGATGCCGAGAAGCAGGGCGACGGAGATGATGCGGAGACGGAAGCAAAGCgaccgaagaagaaggccaagaagtcCAAGGGCGGTGATAAAGAGTATGGTGTATCAAGAG GTGTCGATTTCAAGAAGGTTTCCGCAGTCATCAACTTCGATCTCCCCACAACAGCATCAGCCTACACACATAGAATAGGACGTACAGCGCGAGCTGGACAGACTGGCATGGCTCTGTCATTCGTCGTCCCTAAAGATCTATACCGAAAGCACATGCCTACGTCCACACCAGCATCAGAGAATGACGAGAAGGTgatggccaagatcatcaGGCAGCAAGCCAAGCGAGGAAAAGAGGTGAAGCCTTACAACTTCAACATGAAGCAAGTGGATCCTTTCCGGTACCGAATGAACGATGCTCTACGTGCGGTTACCAAGGTTTCTATCCGAGAGGCCCGAACAAGAGAGTTGCGACAGGAGCTGTTGAAGAGTGAGAAACTGAAGCG ATATTTCGAGGAGAACCCTACGGAACTCACCCATCTTCGCCACGACGGTGAACTTCGAACTGCTAGACAACAAGCTCACCTGAAGCATATCCCAGAGTATCTCCTACCCAAAGATGGCAAACAAGCCTTGACAAACGACATTGGCTTTGTGGCACTCAGGAAAGACCGCAAGGGCCATAAGGGTAAGAAGGGTCGCGGATTTAAGGTTGGCTCAAGGAAGCGAGATCCGCTCAAGACATTCAAGGCGAGGCGCAAGACAAAATAG
- a CDS encoding inositol oxygenase, producing MAPGAVVDDFSSHDGQALEVLSDKIDDVNVIKYDETSKFDKEKDKNTFRQYADATDRVKNFYREQHHKQTVAYNLAARNRFYNASRPRAEMTIWEAMEKLNTLVDESDPDTSLSQIQHLLQSAEAIRRDGKPRWMQLTGLIHDLGKLMLFFPELETQGQWDVVGDTFPVGCAFSDKIIYPETFAEGNPDAINPDFNTKYGIYSPNCGLDNVMLSWGHDEYLYHVVKDQSTLPDEALAMIRYHSFYPWHREGAYRHLMCDKDHEMLKAVNAFNPYDLYSKSDGVPDAEKLKPYYMELISEYFPNPVIKW from the coding sequence ATGGCTCCCGGCGCTGTCGTTGACGATTTCTCCAGCCACGATGGCCAAGCCCTCGAGGTTCTCTCTGACAAGATCGACGATGTCAACGTGATCAAGTACGACGAGACTTCCAAGTtcgacaaggagaaggacaagaacaCTTTCCGCCAATACGCCGACGCCACCGACCGCGTCAAGAACTTCTACCGCGAGCAGCACCACAAGCAGACAGTCGCCTACAACCTCGCTGCCCGCAACCGCTTCTACAACGCCTCTCGTCCTCGTGCCGAGATGACCATCTGGGAGGCCATGGAGAAACTCAACACTCTTGTTGATGAGTCTGACCCTGATACTTCCCTCTCTCAGatccagcatcttcttcagtctGCTGAGGCTATTCGTCGTGATGGCAAGCCACGATGGATGCAGTTGACTGGTCTTATCCACGACCTTGGAAAGCTTATGCTCTTCTTCCCCGAGCTCGAGACTCAGGGTCAGTGGGACGTTGTCGGTGACACATTCCCTGTTGGCTGTGCTTTCTCCGACAAGATCATCTACCCCGAGACCTTCGCTGAGGGTAACCCCGATGCTATCAACcccgacttcaacaccaagtaCGGTATCTACTCTCCCAACTGTGGTCTCGACAACGTCATGCTCTCATGGGGTCACGACGAGTACCTCTACCATGTCGTCAAGGACCAGTCCACTCTCCCTGACGAGGCTCTCGCCATGATCCGCTACCACTCCTTCTACCCCTGGCACCGCGAGGGAGCTTACCGCCACCTCATGTGCGACAAGGACCatgagatgctcaaggctgTCAACGCCTTCAACCCCTATGACTTGTATTCCAAGAGCGACGGTGTGCCcgatgctgagaagctcaagcctTACTACATGGAGCTCATCAGCGAGTACTTCCCCAACCCTGTCATCAAGTGGTAA